In the Microcoleus sp. AS-A8 genome, TTTTTCTAACGTATTCGCGAGAGTCGTTTTAGGGACTGCACCCACTACCATATCAACGCGCTGACCACCCTTAAAAATCATCAAGGTGGGAATGCTGCGGATACCGTACTGGCTAGCTACTTGAGGATTCTCGTCCGTGTTGAGTTTAACAACCTTGACTTTACCGTCGTATTGCTGCGCAATTTCATCCACGACAGGCGCAACCATTCGACAGGGACCACACCAGGGAGCCCAAAAATCAACTAAGACGGGAATGTCGCTTTCAAGTACGTCTTGCTTAAAGCTGGCGTCTGTAACTTGTACGGCTGCTGACATGCCTGGAAATCCTTGCGTGTACTTTGTTCTATGTATCTATGGAATTCTACCACAGCCAAAACACCGATTAGACATCGAAAAAGGTATATATTTAGACATAAATCATCAGAGAATAGCGCTTGATGATTTTCACGAATCATGCCAGAGTTCTATGCACAAAAGGAACCGCCCGAACGTAGTCGGGCGGAGTGTGGTGTGAGGAGTGAACGGAAACATGCGTCTCCGCTCTCTCTATTGTAAGCGACAGCCATAGTTTTTCTATGACTCCTTAGGGGATACCGGAAATTTTTAAGAATCGGTGTAAGCTTTAGAGCGATTGACTTTTCTCAGCCTTGAGACATAGTTTAACGCTACTGGCGCTTTGTGCTAGCAAAGCTAATCGCCGCTGAAGCAGCTATTTCCCCATTCCTAACTGCTGAGCTTTCTGGTATACTTTGCCCTCGGTCAGCAGCGAAGGGGCAATGACCACTTCAACTTGCTGCATTTCCTTGAGGTTTTTGGCTCCCAAGGTACCCATACTGGTTTTTAGCGCTCCCAAAAGATTGTGGGTGCCGTCATCGAGTTGTGCAGGACCAACGAGAATTTGTTCCAAGGTGCCAGTGCTACCCACTTGGATGCGTGTGCCGCGTGGTAAAACCGGGCTAGGCGTTGCCATCCCCCAATGAAACCCTCGTCCGGGTGCTTCTTGAGCACGGGCAAACGGTGAGCCAATCATGACGCCATCAGCTCCACAGGCAATACATTTACAGATGTCACCACCGGTGACTAAACCGCCATCGGCAATCACAGGGACATAATTACCCGTTTCATTGTAGTAGTCGTCACGAGCCGCCGCACAATCGGCGATCGCACTGGCTTGAGGCACACCCACACCCAAGACACCACGGGAGGTACAAGCTGCACCAGGGCCAATGCCCACCAGTACAGCGGCAGCACCCGCTTTCATCAAGTTAAGGGTCACGTCATAAGTGACGCAATTCCCCAAAACCACCGGCATCGGCATATCTTGGCAGAACTGAGCCAAATCGAGAGGAGTTACCGATTCGGGGGAGAGGTGAGCCGTGGAAACCACTGTTCCCTGGAGAAAAAATAGATCGGCACCGGCTTTCCCCACAATCTCGCCGTATTTTATCGCCCCGGCAGGTGTCGCGCTGACAGCGGCAATCCCGCCTTGATCTTTGATTTCCCGAATTCGCTGGGTAATCAGTTCTGGCTTAATTGGCTCAGCATACAGTTCCTGCATGAGAGTGACAAACTCTGTCTTGCCCACTGAGGCAATGCGCTCAAGTACTGGCGCTGGGTCTGCATAGCGAGTTTGAATGCCCTCTAAGTTGAGAACACCCAGCGCCCCAAGCTGGGACAACAGAACCGCCATGCGGACATCTACCACCCCATCCATCGCACTAGCGATGATGGGGATTTCTCGCTCAATGCCGCCAATGCGCCAGCGAGTATCCGCTAAACTGGGGTCTAGGGTTCTAGTCCCCGGACACAGTGCAATTTCATCGATTCCGTAGGCTCGGCGAGCACTTTTGCCCCGCCCGATTTGAATATCCACAGCTTCTAAGGTTCCCACAACCGTTTTGTGTTAGCGTATCAAATTCAAGAGAAAACTGACTCAGGCAAATGCCTCCGCCTGACAAGATTCAAAACCTGGGTGAATTTGTTATTTTACACCTACATTTTAGATTTTCGGTCGCCGCTTAAATCGGACAGAGGCCGCACAGCCGAAAACAAGAGGATATCAAGAGATATCGGGGGTTTATAAATGCGGATTTGGTATCGCACCCCTCACCAATTCGTCAGTGGCATCATAAAATTCGCTAGGTGATGGAAGCTATAAACCGCCTAGATTCGTGGAAATCTTCATCTATAGCTCAGAACTAAGGTCGTCAGGCATAAGAATATTTTCTCAGAACTGCCGCGACCAAGTTTTAGGCCAGCGCTCAACAACGACTTTCGTTTGCGTAAAAAACTCTACCGCATCTCGTCCCTGACCGTGTAAATCTCCATAAAAACTTTCCTTCCAACCACTAAAAGGAAAGAATGCCATTGGTGCAGCTACGCCAATATTAATCCCAATATTTCCCGCTTCTGCCTCATAACGAAACTGCCGCGCTGCTGCACCACTGCTGGTAAACAAACACGCCATATTGCCCCATTGACCGCTATTCACTAATGCGATCGCATCTTCTATCGTCTCTAGGTGCATCAACCCCAACACGGGGCCAAAGATTTCTGTCCGAGCAATTTCACTGTTCGGGTCTACATTTTGCAGAATGGTGGGTCGGATAAAGTTGCCTTGTTCATAACCGGAAACCTTCGGGTTTCGCCCGTCTACTAATGCAGTTGCGCCTTCATCTACTCCCTGTTGAATTAATTCCTCAATTCGAGCTTTACTTTGAGAGCTAATCACCGGCCCCATTTGTACGCCATCATCCAAACCAAAGCCTACTAATCGTGTTTGTGCAGCCGATGCGATCGCATCTGTAAACGTATCACGCGCTTCTCCTACCGTAACCGCCACAGATGCCGCTAAACAGCGCTGTCCGGCACAGCCAAAGGCACTATCGGCAGCAATTCGGGTGGTCATTTCCATATCCGCATCGGGGAGGATAATAATCGGATTTTTCGCCCCTCCCTGACATTGCATTCGCTTGCCATGTGCGGCCCCTTTGCTGTAAACATACTGAGCTACAGGGGAAGAACCGACAAAGCTAATGGCTCGAATGGTTGGGTGTTCTAAGATGGCATCGACTACTTCTTTTGCCCCATTTACCAAATTAACCACACCCTTGGGTAATCC is a window encoding:
- the trxA gene encoding thioredoxin; amino-acid sequence: MSAAVQVTDASFKQDVLESDIPVLVDFWAPWCGPCRMVAPVVDEIAQQYDGKVKVVKLNTDENPQVASQYGIRSIPTLMIFKGGQRVDMVVGAVPKTTLANTLEKYI
- a CDS encoding GuaB3 family IMP dehydrogenase-related protein; this encodes MDIQIGRGKSARRAYGIDEIALCPGTRTLDPSLADTRWRIGGIEREIPIIASAMDGVVDVRMAVLLSQLGALGVLNLEGIQTRYADPAPVLERIASVGKTEFVTLMQELYAEPIKPELITQRIREIKDQGGIAAVSATPAGAIKYGEIVGKAGADLFFLQGTVVSTAHLSPESVTPLDLAQFCQDMPMPVVLGNCVTYDVTLNLMKAGAAAVLVGIGPGAACTSRGVLGVGVPQASAIADCAAARDDYYNETGNYVPVIADGGLVTGGDICKCIACGADGVMIGSPFARAQEAPGRGFHWGMATPSPVLPRGTRIQVGSTGTLEQILVGPAQLDDGTHNLLGALKTSMGTLGAKNLKEMQQVEVVIAPSLLTEGKVYQKAQQLGMGK
- a CDS encoding CoA-acylating methylmalonate-semialdehyde dehydrogenase, translated to MSYKNPLPNYINGEWCISQASEFLNVVNPATAEVLTQVPLSPKSDVEAATQAAATAFTSWRRVPPTDRIQYLFKLKFLLEDHIDELSRTITLECGKTYGESKAEWQRAIENVEVACGIPMLMQGYNLEDVARGIDEMMIRQPVGVTAIIAPFNFPGMIPFWFMPYAIACGNTCIIKPSEKVPLTLQKVFELLEKTGLPKGVVNLVNGAKEVVDAILEHPTIRAISFVGSSPVAQYVYSKGAAHGKRMQCQGGAKNPIIILPDADMEMTTRIAADSAFGCAGQRCLAASVAVTVGEARDTFTDAIASAAQTRLVGFGLDDGVQMGPVISSQSKARIEELIQQGVDEGATALVDGRNPKVSGYEQGNFIRPTILQNVDPNSEIARTEIFGPVLGLMHLETIEDAIALVNSGQWGNMACLFTSSGAAARQFRYEAEAGNIGINIGVAAPMAFFPFSGWKESFYGDLHGQGRDAVEFFTQTKVVVERWPKTWSRQF